Proteins encoded by one window of Streptomyces clavuligerus:
- a CDS encoding putative T7SS-secreted protein: MPARPSDWSALGLGGDPVPGDTDALAKVADAMRELALSAGTVTNGLRELQNTAGDGQRFVGKTADSLREQVDEHLYRFVGRVEESFRMAENAVRAYSAAMATAQGEADQALSAAQGLSDDDPERQNLTQLAEDARSDLDAAASTLSDSLWAAGELMVQPVSDCDLFWEAFQWLTLIISVIAVFTGGILGILAWGMNAALLIKTVVDFSQGKATGLDLGLAFLGILFPSTKGINVGALLKGIGNSLRGGLGGLTGLGRNLWGQAGRFASITGLPRIVILPLLVGAKIAPALRIDLGAVLRGIGGGVRGGWTGLITAVTDDWARVTANATGSWGKVGAYTTVNLQRLGRFTLAALVPLNFAEMGALGIGGAARLAFAERVLGIPQPQLHRLLVNAGQFDALVRTSPSFTHTGSGSLVPSSFRPGGLLLPGGLGTVDLTGLSLARMPVLDLGSLGPGLARGGFSGITGLPPLHLPASLGAPPLPGGLGAITVPTGAPAGLLTPPTGAPGLLTPPPTGTPGLLTPPTGAPGLVAPPLPQGLTLSPGGLAVPAPGMSAGTIALHQADFAAGQVRLDSNLLVSGNTAVDLLRDARGPSQVGGTVQPGPALTGSPLPAVGSLGDGATLGRAAVGHAEALDDLTFPELRALAAGDVAVTSVRGDGITLRIGDAAPRTVDAQALASTAPVPRPAAVAQTPPMAAGSTPPLPGTVAGVQPPPAVVLAGAGDAAARSVPTPTPVNGAVQTLPAPSAVVSAPPSSAITGAVSAPSVPGAAARTAVPPPSAAIDGSLIRTVGDGTAGAPRLSAAPPPPVSSHDLALGLLRGDGPRTPGNPVGLSARETPVPGVSSRPALDGAGVAPGRTDTSALDLVARPGDRPGAPGSATGGAQPVPVTPEARISVPERVPDTASSGGRGTGRADPPGAGGGTGPGHVEPVRTAPETRPVPGPEQRPSVPETRVPDTRSPEIRAPEGRASVPDSAPDLPSPSALDKGKGRAVDVPEAVDEVVDGARGLPEGRISVPEQAPDLPSLSAVEKVKGPDAPSGSRWGGQAAALVMNQRIRAAHQVVIGDATGLRATERLNAWAAYESSLTALAKAEDQLDLVTPPPGTGASTGPTRAYQQSLESLLTARAEADRTFGHLRDLGIDPVATRQEIRSVTGRIWTERGGLLGGAREPRYQPGLPDSPTTPSTTTGQLDDAMDVELESPPPSVLDNGTDGSPSVRSIDLDTGAGTPVPQSTVGHLDAMEVDPPPVLTGGAHQWTPAGVPTAPYTMVNDAFQAVPGGGVGSFTDGGYLTWVRESAGDSRPISYVVNTIVNHRELRSGLQSFLDSVTGGLDGFDGRVAVVIGVNGTPGELAQIRQAIQGALGDASFPHPLALVATPIPPRKAGFPYGTARNATLTSPATVHLSRAMMDGGTHPYISIMDFDPNPRIVPSGDHVFRHFERSLMPGDGVAPIRPLSMAGGYRMPDLTVPGAAQELLDATNARLAAARNAAPPPAATGDAPPKRVKKPKGDVPPSQLNRLDQMIQHDMRIRDRVAQIHPQTPYAPEPNLFVDAAATLLNTNGVQAIRFGDNAAEFQTLSERLNLLNAWELNRRLPIGAVAGVGGDRIPGLLRGADDLFVRADGVAPHTADVLRGLATAIRDGDPLFAGMDTVNLPRLLDTLADNLPGGPGARLPLTPGEVLELRQGLWRLSEGYETRITLRQIDAANGVLPERGAAFHTDFQGAAVPTDVSRLLKGLWADGKLPQDHANMKQPMDRFFSRDESLGNTQKGRVGLSGADHRDAWVVARPDPSGAGFGHTDPFRPVHHGPGDLPSTRTGADLSAGLDSRLGTPVNTAGTTGNPVGMAVSARVGGAGSSLFAGVDPAAMRVLSQQIALSTDSTRFLRNLRYFAHEHLAHAPLVPGLLDRSPGSFFAALDNAVPPVNGVDTSVRMMNDLVRSFDPGLGSGRLRAADTELRGLQQHIDQMHTAGMTVDDFFIRLTHGRIHPPGQTLPGLRIAESPVIFGMDPGALRLLGHYANALGMEIRVTGTDGVTHVVEHLGKGRGPRQALEVAWNPHGNPPGWEARQVPADQNGGGGSSRGPGTDGAGGGDRPPKRRREPGPGAQQPPSAPSFPGPDAGPSRPAPDSGTGGGTGDGGPGHGDTGKRRDTGKARDMSDIDAGPSRPAVPPRVSDPAPVVQIDGAAALEHYEEARLELTSAVTALSSLEPPSAGGSSRASGSTESVQYRQTLERAQLAQAALNRAAAVLEQLGLDLPDRMSRLGLDPGAGGSGRRGAGPR, from the coding sequence TTGCCCGCACGACCGTCCGACTGGAGCGCTCTCGGGCTGGGTGGCGACCCCGTCCCCGGCGACACCGACGCCCTGGCCAAGGTCGCCGACGCGATGCGCGAACTGGCGCTCTCCGCCGGGACGGTCACCAACGGACTGCGGGAACTCCAGAACACGGCGGGCGACGGACAGCGCTTCGTCGGCAAGACCGCCGACAGCCTCCGGGAGCAGGTGGACGAGCACCTCTACCGCTTCGTCGGCCGGGTCGAGGAGTCCTTCCGGATGGCGGAGAACGCCGTCCGCGCCTACTCCGCCGCGATGGCCACCGCCCAGGGCGAGGCCGACCAGGCGCTCTCCGCCGCCCAGGGGCTGTCCGACGACGACCCCGAGCGGCAGAACCTGACCCAGCTCGCCGAGGACGCCCGCTCGGACCTCGACGCCGCCGCCAGTACGCTCAGCGACAGCCTGTGGGCGGCGGGCGAACTGATGGTCCAGCCGGTCAGCGACTGCGACCTGTTCTGGGAAGCCTTCCAGTGGCTGACCCTCATCATCTCCGTGATCGCCGTCTTCACCGGCGGCATCCTGGGCATCCTCGCCTGGGGCATGAACGCGGCCCTGCTGATCAAGACCGTCGTCGACTTCAGCCAGGGCAAGGCCACCGGACTCGATCTGGGCCTGGCCTTCCTCGGCATCCTCTTCCCCTCCACCAAGGGCATCAACGTCGGCGCGCTCCTCAAGGGCATCGGCAACAGCCTGCGCGGCGGCCTCGGCGGCCTCACCGGCCTCGGACGCAACCTCTGGGGCCAGGCGGGACGCTTCGCCTCGATCACCGGACTGCCCCGTATCGTGATCCTGCCCCTGCTCGTCGGGGCCAAGATCGCGCCCGCCCTGCGGATCGACCTCGGCGCGGTGCTGCGCGGCATCGGCGGCGGTGTGCGCGGCGGCTGGACCGGGCTGATCACCGCCGTGACCGACGACTGGGCCCGGGTCACCGCCAACGCCACCGGCAGCTGGGGCAAGGTGGGCGCGTACACCACGGTCAACCTCCAGCGGCTGGGCCGCTTCACCCTCGCCGCCCTGGTCCCCCTGAACTTCGCCGAGATGGGCGCCCTCGGCATCGGCGGCGCCGCCCGGCTGGCCTTCGCCGAGCGGGTGCTCGGCATCCCCCAGCCCCAGTTGCACCGCCTCCTCGTCAACGCCGGACAGTTCGACGCCCTGGTGCGCACCTCGCCGTCGTTCACCCACACCGGTTCCGGCTCCCTGGTGCCGTCCTCCTTCCGGCCCGGCGGACTGCTGCTGCCCGGCGGGCTCGGCACGGTCGATCTGACCGGGCTCAGCCTGGCCCGGATGCCGGTGCTCGACCTCGGCTCCCTCGGGCCGGGGCTCGCCCGCGGCGGCTTCTCCGGGATCACCGGCCTGCCGCCGCTCCACCTCCCGGCCTCCCTCGGCGCCCCGCCGCTGCCGGGCGGTCTCGGCGCCATCACCGTGCCGACCGGAGCCCCGGCCGGACTGCTCACCCCGCCGACCGGTGCTCCCGGTCTCCTCACGCCACCGCCGACCGGCACCCCCGGCCTCCTCACCCCGCCGACCGGTGCTCCCGGGCTGGTCGCCCCGCCCCTGCCACAGGGGCTGACCCTCTCGCCCGGCGGGCTGGCCGTGCCCGCGCCGGGGATGTCCGCGGGCACGATCGCCCTGCACCAGGCCGACTTCGCCGCGGGACAGGTCCGCCTCGACAGCAACCTCCTGGTGTCCGGGAACACCGCAGTGGACCTGCTGCGCGACGCCCGCGGCCCGTCCCAGGTCGGCGGCACGGTCCAGCCGGGCCCCGCGCTGACGGGCAGCCCGCTGCCGGCCGTCGGCTCCCTGGGCGACGGGGCCACTCTCGGGCGCGCCGCCGTGGGACACGCGGAGGCGCTGGACGACCTGACCTTCCCCGAACTGCGGGCCCTGGCCGCCGGGGACGTGGCCGTGACCTCCGTCCGCGGCGACGGGATCACCCTGCGGATCGGGGACGCGGCCCCCCGTACCGTGGACGCCCAGGCACTGGCCTCGACCGCCCCGGTGCCGCGCCCGGCGGCCGTCGCGCAGACCCCGCCGATGGCGGCCGGGTCGACGCCGCCGCTGCCCGGGACGGTCGCCGGGGTGCAGCCGCCGCCCGCCGTCGTCCTGGCCGGGGCGGGTGACGCGGCGGCGCGGTCCGTGCCCACCCCCACCCCCGTCAACGGCGCGGTGCAGACCCTGCCCGCTCCGTCGGCCGTGGTCTCCGCTCCGCCGTCGTCCGCGATCACCGGCGCGGTGTCCGCGCCGTCGGTCCCCGGCGCCGCGGCGCGGACCGCGGTCCCGCCGCCGTCGGCGGCGATCGACGGCTCCCTGATCAGGACGGTGGGCGACGGCACGGCCGGAGCGCCGCGCCTGAGCGCCGCGCCACCGCCCCCGGTGTCCTCGCACGATCTCGCCCTGGGGCTGCTGCGGGGCGACGGGCCCCGGACCCCGGGGAACCCGGTCGGGCTGAGCGCGCGGGAGACCCCGGTGCCGGGGGTGTCGTCACGGCCCGCGCTGGACGGGGCCGGAGTGGCCCCGGGCCGGACCGACACCAGCGCCCTGGACCTGGTCGCCCGGCCGGGTGACCGCCCGGGCGCCCCCGGCTCGGCCACCGGGGGTGCGCAGCCCGTGCCCGTCACGCCGGAGGCCCGGATCTCCGTTCCGGAGCGCGTGCCCGACACGGCGTCGAGCGGCGGCCGGGGGACGGGGCGGGCCGACCCGCCCGGCGCCGGCGGCGGTACCGGTCCGGGCCACGTGGAGCCCGTCCGCACCGCACCGGAGACGCGGCCCGTCCCCGGCCCGGAGCAGCGTCCGTCCGTCCCGGAGACCCGGGTCCCCGACACCCGGAGCCCCGAGATCCGCGCACCCGAGGGCCGTGCGTCCGTTCCGGACAGTGCTCCCGACCTGCCGTCGCCGTCCGCGCTCGACAAGGGGAAGGGACGTGCCGTCGACGTCCCGGAGGCCGTGGACGAGGTGGTGGACGGGGCCCGGGGCCTGCCGGAGGGGCGGATATCCGTTCCCGAGCAGGCTCCCGATCTGCCGTCGCTGTCGGCGGTGGAGAAGGTGAAGGGTCCGGACGCCCCGTCGGGCAGCCGCTGGGGCGGGCAGGCCGCCGCGCTGGTCATGAACCAGCGCATCCGCGCCGCGCACCAGGTCGTCATCGGCGACGCCACCGGCCTCCGGGCCACCGAACGGCTCAACGCCTGGGCCGCGTACGAGAGTTCCCTCACCGCCCTCGCCAAGGCCGAGGACCAGCTCGACCTGGTCACCCCGCCCCCCGGCACCGGGGCCTCCACCGGCCCCACCCGGGCCTATCAGCAGTCCCTGGAGAGTCTGCTGACCGCCCGGGCCGAGGCGGACCGGACCTTCGGCCACCTCCGGGACCTGGGCATCGACCCGGTGGCGACCCGTCAGGAGATCCGCAGTGTCACCGGCCGGATCTGGACCGAACGGGGCGGCCTCCTCGGCGGCGCCCGCGAACCCCGCTACCAGCCGGGCCTGCCCGACAGCCCCACGACGCCGTCCACCACCACCGGTCAACTGGACGACGCGATGGACGTGGAGCTGGAGTCGCCGCCGCCCAGCGTCCTCGACAACGGGACGGACGGAAGCCCCTCCGTCCGCTCCATCGATCTCGACACCGGCGCCGGGACGCCCGTACCGCAGTCAACGGTCGGGCACCTGGACGCCATGGAGGTCGACCCGCCGCCCGTCCTCACCGGCGGAGCCCATCAGTGGACCCCGGCGGGCGTCCCGACCGCGCCGTACACGATGGTCAACGACGCCTTCCAGGCCGTTCCCGGGGGCGGGGTCGGCTCCTTCACCGATGGCGGCTATCTGACCTGGGTCCGGGAGAGCGCGGGGGACTCCCGCCCGATCTCCTATGTCGTCAACACGATCGTGAACCACAGAGAGTTGCGGAGCGGGCTCCAGAGCTTCCTGGACTCCGTCACCGGCGGGCTGGACGGCTTCGACGGCCGGGTCGCCGTCGTCATCGGCGTCAACGGCACCCCGGGTGAGCTGGCGCAGATCCGGCAGGCGATCCAGGGCGCCCTCGGCGACGCGTCCTTCCCGCATCCGCTGGCGCTGGTCGCCACCCCGATCCCGCCCCGTAAAGCGGGGTTCCCCTACGGCACCGCCCGGAACGCCACCCTGACCAGCCCCGCGACCGTCCATCTGTCCCGCGCGATGATGGACGGCGGCACCCATCCGTACATCTCCATCATGGACTTCGACCCCAACCCGCGCATCGTCCCCAGCGGGGACCACGTCTTCCGCCACTTCGAGCGGTCCCTGATGCCCGGGGACGGGGTCGCCCCGATCCGGCCGCTGTCGATGGCGGGCGGCTACCGGATGCCCGATCTGACGGTGCCCGGGGCGGCCCAGGAGCTGCTGGACGCCACCAACGCCAGGCTGGCGGCGGCCAGGAACGCGGCACCGCCGCCCGCGGCCACCGGGGACGCCCCGCCCAAGCGGGTCAAGAAGCCCAAGGGCGATGTGCCACCGAGCCAGCTGAACCGGCTCGACCAGATGATCCAGCACGACATGCGCATCCGCGACCGGGTGGCCCAGATCCATCCGCAGACCCCGTACGCGCCCGAGCCCAACCTCTTCGTCGACGCGGCGGCGACCCTGCTGAACACCAACGGGGTGCAGGCCATCCGCTTCGGCGACAACGCGGCCGAGTTCCAGACCCTCAGCGAGCGGCTGAACCTCCTCAACGCCTGGGAGCTGAACCGGAGGCTGCCGATCGGGGCCGTCGCCGGGGTCGGCGGCGACCGGATACCGGGGCTGCTGCGCGGAGCCGACGACCTGTTCGTCCGCGCCGACGGCGTGGCCCCGCACACCGCCGACGTGCTGCGGGGGCTCGCCACCGCGATCCGCGACGGCGACCCCCTGTTCGCCGGGATGGACACCGTCAACCTGCCGCGGCTGCTCGACACCCTGGCGGACAACCTGCCCGGCGGGCCCGGCGCCCGGCTGCCCCTCACCCCCGGGGAGGTCCTGGAGCTGCGCCAGGGCCTGTGGCGCCTCAGCGAGGGGTACGAGACGCGGATCACCCTGCGCCAGATCGACGCCGCGAACGGTGTCCTCCCCGAGCGCGGGGCCGCCTTCCACACCGACTTCCAGGGCGCCGCCGTCCCCACCGATGTCTCACGGCTGCTCAAGGGCTTGTGGGCGGACGGAAAGCTGCCCCAGGACCACGCCAATATGAAACAGCCGATGGACCGGTTCTTCAGCCGGGACGAGTCCCTGGGCAACACCCAGAAGGGGCGGGTCGGGCTGAGCGGGGCCGATCACCGCGACGCCTGGGTCGTCGCCCGTCCGGACCCCTCCGGCGCGGGCTTCGGGCACACCGACCCCTTCCGGCCGGTCCACCACGGCCCGGGGGACCTGCCGTCGACACGGACGGGCGCTGATCTCTCCGCCGGGCTCGATTCCCGGCTGGGCACCCCCGTCAACACGGCGGGCACCACCGGCAACCCGGTGGGCATGGCGGTGTCCGCGCGGGTCGGCGGGGCGGGCTCGTCCCTCTTCGCCGGGGTCGACCCCGCGGCGATGCGGGTGCTCTCCCAGCAGATCGCGCTCAGCACCGACTCCACCCGGTTCCTGCGGAATCTGCGGTACTTCGCCCATGAGCATCTCGCCCATGCGCCTCTCGTGCCGGGGCTGCTGGACCGCTCCCCGGGCTCCTTCTTCGCGGCACTCGACAACGCGGTGCCGCCGGTCAACGGGGTGGACACCTCGGTCCGGATGATGAACGACCTCGTCCGGTCGTTCGACCCCGGCCTGGGCAGCGGTCGTCTGCGTGCGGCGGACACCGAGCTCCGGGGCCTCCAGCAGCACATCGACCAGATGCACACCGCGGGGATGACGGTCGACGACTTCTTCATCCGGCTGACCCACGGCCGTATCCACCCCCCGGGCCAGACGCTCCCGGGACTCCGGATCGCCGAGTCGCCGGTGATCTTCGGGATGGACCCCGGGGCGCTGCGACTGCTCGGCCACTACGCCAACGCCCTGGGCATGGAGATCCGGGTGACCGGCACCGACGGCGTGACCCATGTGGTGGAGCACCTCGGCAAGGGGCGTGGCCCCCGGCAGGCCCTGGAGGTCGCCTGGAACCCCCACGGGAACCCGCCCGGCTGGGAGGCCCGGCAGGTCCCCGCCGACCAGAACGGTGGCGGCGGTTCGTCCCGCGGCCCGGGGACGGACGGCGCGGGCGGCGGGGACCGTCCGCCCAAGCGCCGTCGCGAGCCCGGCCCGGGAGCGCAGCAGCCGCCGTCGGCACCGTCCTTCCCCGGCCCCGACGCGGGGCCGTCCCGCCCCGCTCCCGACAGCGGAACGGGCGGCGGCACCGGCGACGGCGGCCCAGGGCACGGGGACACCGGCAAGCGGAGGGACACCGGCAAGGCCCGTGACATGAGCGACATCGACGCCGGACCGTCCCGGCCCGCCGTCCCGCCCAGGGTGTCCGACCCGGCGCCCGTGGTGCAGATCGACGGAGCCGCGGCGCTGGAGCACTACGAGGAAGCCCGTTTGGAGCTGACCTCGGCGGTCACCGCACTGAGCAGTCTGGAACCGCCGTCCGCCGGCGGCTCCTCGCGGGCGAGCGGCTCCACGGAGTCGGTGCAGTACCGGCAGACCCTGGAGCGGGCCCAGTTGGCGCAGGCCGCGCTGAACCGGGCCGCGGCGGTGCTCGAACAGCTCGGTCTCGATCTGCCGGACCGGATGTCCCGGCTGGGGCTCGACCCCGGTGCCGGGGGGAGTGGCCGCCGGGGCGCGGGACCCCGCTGA
- a CDS encoding glycosyltransferase, with protein sequence MALFWMAAFTLWWQMHAWRTPETLASTSFDRPDSEVGLSFSLLLPARHEQAVLEHTIERLLESTHTRYEIIVIIGHDDPETAEVAERAALRDPLRVRVITDTHEKKNKPKALNTALPHCRGDVVGVFDAEDQVHPELLSHVDHAFTSTGADVVQGGVQLINFHSSWYSLRNCLEYFFWFRSRLHLHAEKGFIPLGGNTVFVRTDVIREAGGWDANCLAEDCDLGVRLSSTGKKVVVAYDSDMVTKEETPDSLMSLLKQRTRWNQGFLQVYRKKDWRRLPSRRQRLLARYTLMTPFLQAYSGVVIPVNIAIALFADVPVGVAIMTFLPLITAMVTFVFEVVGLHDFGQQYGLRVRFTHYLKLIVGGPFYQVLLAGAAVRAVWREQRGRNEWELTSHVGAHLTETREAAHR encoded by the coding sequence ATGGCATTGTTCTGGATGGCGGCGTTCACGCTCTGGTGGCAGATGCATGCCTGGCGTACGCCCGAGACGCTGGCCTCGACCAGCTTCGACCGGCCCGACAGCGAGGTCGGGCTCTCCTTCTCGCTGCTGCTGCCCGCCCGGCATGAACAGGCGGTGCTGGAGCACACCATCGAGCGGCTGCTGGAGTCCACGCACACCCGCTACGAGATCATCGTGATCATCGGGCACGACGACCCGGAGACCGCCGAGGTCGCCGAGCGCGCCGCGCTCAGGGACCCGCTGCGGGTACGGGTGATCACCGACACCCATGAGAAGAAGAACAAGCCCAAGGCCCTCAACACCGCGCTGCCGCACTGCCGCGGCGATGTCGTCGGGGTCTTCGACGCGGAGGACCAGGTCCACCCGGAGCTGCTCAGCCATGTCGACCACGCCTTCACCAGCACCGGCGCCGATGTCGTCCAGGGCGGGGTCCAGCTGATCAACTTCCACTCCAGCTGGTACAGCCTGCGCAACTGCCTGGAGTACTTCTTCTGGTTCCGCAGCAGGCTCCACCTCCACGCGGAGAAAGGGTTCATCCCGCTCGGCGGCAACACCGTCTTCGTCCGCACCGACGTCATCCGGGAGGCGGGCGGCTGGGACGCGAACTGCCTCGCCGAGGACTGCGACCTCGGGGTGCGGCTCTCGTCCACCGGCAAGAAGGTCGTCGTCGCCTACGACAGCGACATGGTCACCAAGGAAGAGACCCCGGACAGCCTCATGAGCCTGCTGAAGCAGCGCACCCGCTGGAACCAGGGGTTTCTCCAGGTCTACCGGAAGAAGGACTGGCGCCGGCTGCCCAGCAGACGGCAGCGGCTGCTCGCCCGCTACACCCTGATGACCCCCTTCCTCCAGGCGTATTCCGGGGTGGTCATCCCCGTCAACATCGCCATCGCGCTCTTCGCGGACGTCCCGGTGGGCGTCGCCATCATGACCTTCCTGCCGCTGATCACGGCCATGGTCACCTTTGTCTTCGAGGTCGTCGGACTCCATGACTTCGGACAGCAGTACGGGCTGCGGGTCCGGTTCACGCACTATCTCAAGCTCATCGTGGGCGGGCCCTTCTACCAGGTGCTCCTCGCCGGGGCCGCCGTGCGCGCGGTCTGGCGGGAGCAGCGCGGGCGCAATGAGTGGGAACTCACCAGCCATGTCGGCGCGCACCTCACCGAGACCCGAGAGGCGGCCCACCGGTGA